The following proteins come from a genomic window of Chryseobacterium glaciei:
- a CDS encoding GH92 family glycosyl hydrolase, producing the protein MKNSGTSVFLLFLLFSLNLKAQQFEKLYQYVNPLIGTEKMGHTYPGATAPFGAIQLSPETDTISYELNGKYNGDVYKYCAGYRYEDKTIVGFSSTHFSGTGHSDLGDFLIMPTVGKLQLNPGTASNPESGYRSRFSHQNEKAEAGYYKVKLDDHNILAELTATTRVGVHRYTFPKSDQAYIILDLMAGIYNYEGKNVWTYVRVENGNTITGYRQTNGWARTRTVYFAMKFSKPFKSYGQKNYDGKQVYNGFWRKFDQTKNFPEIAGKNLKMYFDFDTNENEAIEVKLAISPVSQVNALENLEKEVGNLSFDEIKAKTQENWNKELNKIIIKGSENEKINFYTAMYHTFINPTTYTDVNGEYKGLDQNIHKAEGFTNYTTFSIWDTYRALHPFFNIIQPKRNGDMVKSMMAHYDQFSMKMLPIWSHYANDNWCMSGYHSVSVVADAIIKGNYNGDAKAALMACVETANKRDYEGIGQYIDLGYIPAEKSGTSVSNTLEYAYDDWAIAQLAKHLGETEIYNQFIKRSENWKNNFDKTIGFMRPRLADGSFKKDFNALSTHGQGFIEGNSWNYSFFVPQNPDELIKMMGGKKKFASKLDELFTMHLPDEFFADTEDITREGIIGGYVHGNEPAHHVAYFYNWAGQPWKTQAQIRRILEMQYKATPDGLGGNDDTGQMSAWYILSSLGFYPVAPGSEDYAIGSPAIDNAILNLENEKTFEIEAINQSPKNVYVEKILLNGKEIKNFTLKHSDIMNGGKLSFYMNSKARK; encoded by the coding sequence ATGAAAAATTCGGGAACTTCTGTTTTTCTATTATTTTTATTATTTAGTTTAAATCTTAAAGCTCAACAATTCGAAAAGCTCTATCAATATGTCAATCCATTAATTGGAACTGAAAAAATGGGGCATACCTATCCCGGAGCAACCGCACCTTTTGGAGCAATCCAATTAAGCCCTGAAACAGATACAATTTCTTATGAACTCAACGGAAAATACAACGGTGATGTCTATAAATATTGTGCCGGATATCGTTACGAAGACAAAACAATTGTTGGTTTCAGTTCAACCCATTTTAGTGGAACGGGACATTCTGATTTAGGAGATTTTCTTATCATGCCAACGGTTGGGAAATTACAATTGAATCCCGGAACTGCTTCAAATCCTGAAAGTGGATACCGAAGTAGATTCTCCCATCAAAACGAGAAAGCAGAAGCAGGATATTATAAAGTAAAACTTGACGATCATAATATTTTAGCTGAATTAACAGCTACAACCAGAGTTGGAGTTCATCGCTACACATTCCCTAAGTCTGACCAAGCTTATATTATTTTAGACTTGATGGCTGGAATTTACAATTATGAGGGTAAAAATGTCTGGACATATGTTCGAGTAGAAAACGGAAATACCATTACAGGTTACCGACAAACCAATGGTTGGGCAAGAACAAGAACCGTTTATTTTGCCATGAAATTTTCAAAACCATTTAAATCTTATGGCCAGAAAAATTATGATGGAAAACAGGTTTACAATGGTTTTTGGAGAAAATTTGACCAAACTAAAAACTTTCCGGAGATCGCTGGAAAGAATCTGAAAATGTATTTTGATTTTGATACGAATGAAAATGAAGCCATTGAAGTTAAATTAGCTATTTCACCTGTAAGTCAAGTGAATGCATTAGAAAATTTAGAAAAGGAAGTTGGTAATTTATCTTTTGATGAGATAAAAGCAAAAACTCAGGAAAATTGGAATAAAGAATTAAATAAAATTATCATCAAAGGTTCTGAAAACGAAAAGATAAATTTCTATACCGCGATGTACCATACGTTTATCAACCCGACAACCTATACAGATGTTAACGGAGAGTACAAAGGTTTAGACCAAAACATTCATAAAGCGGAAGGTTTTACTAATTATACTACCTTCTCGATTTGGGATACGTATCGTGCGCTTCATCCATTTTTTAACATTATTCAACCTAAAAGAAATGGAGATATGGTAAAGTCGATGATGGCTCATTACGATCAATTTTCAATGAAAATGTTGCCGATTTGGTCTCATTATGCGAATGATAATTGGTGTATGAGTGGTTATCACAGCGTGAGCGTGGTTGCCGATGCCATTATTAAAGGAAATTATAACGGTGATGCAAAAGCTGCCTTAATGGCTTGCGTTGAAACAGCCAACAAAAGGGATTACGAAGGCATCGGGCAATATATTGATTTGGGATATATTCCTGCAGAAAAAAGTGGAACTTCCGTTTCCAATACGTTAGAATATGCTTATGATGATTGGGCGATTGCTCAATTGGCGAAACATTTAGGGGAAACAGAAATCTACAACCAATTCATTAAACGTTCTGAAAACTGGAAAAACAATTTTGATAAAACCATCGGATTTATGCGGCCCCGTTTAGCAGATGGAAGTTTCAAGAAAGATTTTAATGCATTAAGCACTCACGGACAAGGTTTTATTGAAGGAAATTCGTGGAATTACAGTTTCTTTGTTCCTCAAAATCCGGATGAATTAATTAAAATGATGGGCGGAAAGAAAAAATTCGCTTCAAAATTAGATGAGTTATTCACAATGCATTTGCCTGACGAGTTTTTTGCAGACACAGAAGATATTACAAGAGAAGGAATTATTGGCGGATACGTTCACGGAAATGAACCGGCTCATCATGTTGCCTATTTTTACAATTGGGCAGGGCAACCTTGGAAAACTCAGGCTCAGATTAGAAGAATTTTAGAAATGCAATACAAAGCCACTCCCGATGGATTGGGCGGAAATGATGATACCGGACAAATGAGTGCTTGGTATATTTTGAGTTCGCTTGGTTTTTATCCTGTCGCTCCGGGTTCGGAAGATTATGCGATTGGAAGTCCAGCGATTGATAATGCTATTTTAAATTTAGAAAATGAAAAAACTTTTGAAATTGAAGCGATCAATCAAAGTCCGAAAAATGTATATGTTGAAAAAATTCTTCTCAATGGAAAAGAAATAAAAAACTTTACATTGAAACATTCTGATATTATGAATGGTGGGAAATTGAGTTTTTATATGAATTCTAAAGCTAGGAAATAA